One genomic region from Streptomyces sp. NBC_01304 encodes:
- a CDS encoding helix-turn-helix transcriptional regulator: MRGVGRLGAPAQRCPAGTWERALGVPHPRLRPGVIGYRGFRLNLGRPRSRLEAPVGAVTLLLGFEHAVRLHRAGRPSVTRMSSVSGLHTGPVLGEHDGRLAGIEVLIAPWYAFTLFGVAQHELADQVADPREALPPRLGKRQGRAGWGTVEDLAGALAALPGWAARFALLDEVLIRWAEAGTPCSARTAHAWAELVRTSGALPVHRLADEVGWSTRQLETRFREQIGLSPKAAARVLRLQRARRMLSAGCSQAETAASCGFYDQSHLSGEFRAMTGCTPGEFATARGAGSAPGGGPPGPDRLAGEATSLVLPPGRGARFSKTGRLA; encoded by the coding sequence ATGCGGGGCGTAGGCCGACTAGGAGCGCCCGCCCAGCGCTGCCCGGCCGGAACCTGGGAGCGGGCGCTCGGTGTGCCGCATCCACGACTGCGGCCCGGAGTCATCGGCTACCGGGGGTTCCGGCTGAACCTGGGCCGGCCGCGGAGCCGCCTGGAGGCGCCGGTCGGGGCGGTGACGCTGCTGCTCGGGTTCGAGCACGCGGTGCGCCTGCACCGGGCGGGGCGGCCCAGTGTGACGCGGATGTCCTCGGTGTCGGGGCTGCACACGGGGCCGGTGCTCGGTGAGCACGACGGGCGGCTCGCCGGCATCGAGGTGCTGATCGCCCCCTGGTACGCCTTCACCCTGTTCGGCGTCGCCCAGCACGAACTGGCCGACCAGGTCGCCGATCCGCGCGAAGCGCTGCCGCCCCGCCTCGGCAAGCGGCAGGGGCGGGCGGGCTGGGGCACCGTCGAGGATCTCGCGGGGGCCCTTGCCGCGCTGCCGGGCTGGGCCGCGCGCTTCGCCCTCCTGGACGAGGTGCTGATCCGCTGGGCCGAGGCCGGCACGCCCTGCTCGGCGCGTACGGCGCACGCCTGGGCGGAGCTGGTCCGCACCAGCGGGGCGCTGCCCGTGCACCGGCTCGCGGACGAAGTGGGCTGGAGCACAAGGCAGTTGGAGACCCGGTTCCGGGAGCAGATCGGGCTGAGCCCCAAGGCGGCCGCCCGGGTCCTGCGCCTGCAGCGGGCCCGGCGGATGCTGTCGGCGGGGTGCAGCCAGGCGGAGACCGCGGCGTCCTGCGGCTTCTACGACCAGTCGCACCTCAGTGGCGAGTTCCGGGCCATGACGGGGTGCACGCCCGGCGAGTTCGCGACGGCCCGCGGCGCCGGATCCGCTCCCGGGGGCGGCCCGCCCGGCCCCGACCGGCTCGCGGGCGAGGCGACCAGCCTGGTGCTGCCGCCCGGCCGAGGTGCGCGTTTTTCCAAGACCGGCAGGCTGGCCTGA
- a CDS encoding sugar phosphate isomerase/epimerase family protein: protein MTLSRLSRIRIGSAPDSWGVWFPDDPQQVPWRRFLDEVADAGYAWIELGPYGYLPGDPAVLGDELRRRALQVSAGTVFTGLHHGPEVWDATWEQVARVAALTQATGAEHLVVIPSFWRDDKTGKVLEDSELTAAQWRQLAVQIERLGSEVRERYGLRIVVHPHADTHIDTEENVTRFLDATDPDLVSLCLDTGHYAYCGGDSVKLIETYGERIGYLHLKQVDPQVLAQVRAEEVPFGPAVARGVMCEPPSGEPALEPVLAAAQGLGVDLFAIVEQDMYPCEPDRPGPIARRTRQFLRSCGA, encoded by the coding sequence ATGACGTTGTCGCGTTTGTCGCGTATCCGCATCGGCTCGGCACCCGATTCCTGGGGTGTCTGGTTCCCGGACGACCCGCAGCAAGTGCCCTGGCGGCGCTTCCTGGACGAGGTCGCGGACGCCGGGTACGCGTGGATCGAGCTGGGACCGTACGGCTATCTGCCCGGCGACCCGGCCGTGCTCGGCGACGAGCTCCGCCGACGCGCGCTGCAGGTCTCGGCGGGCACCGTCTTCACCGGGCTGCACCACGGACCCGAGGTGTGGGACGCGACCTGGGAGCAGGTGGCGCGGGTGGCGGCGCTGACGCAGGCGACGGGCGCGGAGCACCTGGTCGTCATCCCCTCGTTCTGGCGCGACGACAAGACCGGCAAGGTCCTGGAGGACAGCGAGCTCACCGCCGCCCAGTGGCGTCAACTGGCCGTGCAGATCGAACGGTTGGGGAGTGAGGTACGGGAGCGGTACGGCCTGCGGATCGTCGTCCATCCGCACGCCGACACCCACATCGACACCGAGGAGAACGTCACCCGCTTCCTCGACGCCACCGACCCCGACCTGGTGTCGCTGTGCCTGGACACCGGGCACTACGCGTACTGCGGGGGCGACAGCGTCAAGCTGATCGAGACGTACGGCGAGCGCATCGGCTATCTGCACCTCAAGCAGGTGGACCCTCAAGTGCTGGCCCAAGTGCGGGCGGAGGAAGTACCGTTCGGGCCTGCCGTGGCCCGCGGCGTGATGTGCGAACCGCCGTCCGGGGAGCCCGCCCTGGAGCCGGTGCTCGCGGCGGCGCAGGGCCTCGGGGTCGACCTCTTCGCCATCGTGGAGCAGGACATGTACCCGTGCGAGCCCGACCGGCCGGGGCCCATCGCCCGCCGGACCCGACAATTCCTGCGCTCATGCGGGGCGTAG
- the iolC gene encoding 5-dehydro-2-deoxygluconokinase, whose product MDPQEAPHEVPYDVITMGRIGVDLYPLQTGVPLARVETFGKFLGGSPSNVAVAAARLGRRTALITRTGKDAFGDYLHEALREFGVDDRWVGGVEGLPTPVTFCEVFPPDDFPLYFYRQPKAPDLEIYAAELDLDATSAARVFWVTGTGLSEEPSRSATLAALEHRAKSGTTVFDLDWRPMFWKDTAWKQGTDAAQARTYYAQALAHATVAVGNLDEVEVATGEREPHAAARKLLASGVELAVVKQGPRGVLAVSSAGESAEVPPVPVEVVNGLGAGDAFGGALCHGLLEGWELERIMRYANAAGAIVASRLACSAAMPYPHEVEAVLKGGRV is encoded by the coding sequence ATGGATCCGCAAGAGGCTCCGCATGAGGTTCCGTACGACGTCATCACGATGGGCCGGATCGGGGTCGACCTCTACCCGCTGCAGACCGGGGTCCCCCTCGCCCGGGTCGAGACGTTCGGCAAGTTCCTGGGCGGCTCCCCCTCGAATGTCGCGGTCGCCGCGGCCCGCCTCGGCCGCCGCACCGCCCTGATCACCCGCACCGGCAAGGACGCGTTCGGCGACTATCTGCACGAGGCGCTGCGCGAGTTCGGCGTCGACGACCGCTGGGTCGGCGGGGTCGAGGGGCTGCCGACGCCGGTGACGTTCTGCGAGGTGTTCCCGCCGGACGACTTCCCGCTGTACTTCTACCGGCAGCCGAAGGCACCGGACCTGGAGATCTACGCCGCCGAGCTGGACCTCGACGCGACGTCGGCGGCGCGGGTGTTCTGGGTGACGGGGACGGGCCTGAGCGAGGAGCCGAGCCGGAGCGCCACGCTCGCCGCCCTTGAGCATCGCGCGAAGTCGGGCACGACCGTGTTCGACCTGGACTGGCGGCCCATGTTTTGGAAGGACACGGCCTGGAAGCAAGGGACTGACGCTGCCCAGGCGCGTACGTACTACGCCCAGGCCCTCGCCCACGCGACCGTCGCCGTCGGCAATCTCGACGAGGTCGAGGTCGCCACCGGCGAGCGCGAACCCCACGCCGCGGCAAGGAAGTTGCTGGCATCCGGCGTCGAGCTCGCCGTCGTCAAGCAGGGCCCCAGGGGCGTGCTCGCCGTCAGCAGCGCGGGCGAGAGCGCCGAAGTGCCGCCCGTCCCGGTCGAGGTGGTCAACGGCCTCGGCGCCGGGGACGCCTTCGGCGGGGCCCTCTGCCACGGACTGCTCGAAGGCTGGGAACTGGAGCGGATCATGCGGTACGCGAATGCCGCGGGCGCGATCGTCGCCTCACGCCTCGCCTGCTCGGCCGCGATGCCGTACCCGCACGAGGTCGAGGCGGTCCTGAAGGGCGGCCGGGTGTGA
- a CDS encoding Cgl0159 family (beta/alpha)8-fold protein yields MSAQALARTRARHPEAIAEAAARRTRRRALIGESGRLMIVAADHPARGSLAVGGRQFAMANRLDLLERLCLALSRPGVDGVLATADILEDLLLLGVLDDKVVMGSMNRGGLAGAAFELDDRFTGYRPRDLARLGFDAGKLLLRIDYDDPASLDTLEAGARAVGEMAERRLPVFVEPFLSHRVEGRLRNDLSPAAVTTAIAVASGLAGTSAYTWLKVPVTDDPDDMARVMETSTLPAVLLGGDTHGDEEGAYERWRKALQLPTVQGLVVGRSLLYPADDDVAAAVDTAVGLL; encoded by the coding sequence ATCTCGGCACAGGCCCTCGCCCGCACCCGCGCCCGCCACCCCGAGGCCATCGCCGAGGCAGCGGCGCGGCGCACCCGGCGGCGCGCGCTGATCGGGGAGAGCGGGCGGCTGATGATCGTCGCGGCCGACCATCCGGCGCGCGGCTCACTCGCGGTCGGGGGACGGCAGTTCGCCATGGCCAACCGCCTCGACCTGCTGGAACGGCTGTGCCTGGCGCTGTCCCGCCCCGGCGTCGACGGGGTCCTCGCCACCGCCGACATCCTCGAAGACCTCCTGCTGCTCGGGGTGCTCGACGACAAGGTCGTCATGGGCTCCATGAACCGGGGCGGCCTCGCGGGCGCCGCCTTCGAGCTGGACGACCGCTTCACCGGCTACCGGCCGCGCGACCTGGCGCGGCTCGGCTTCGACGCGGGCAAGCTGTTGCTGCGCATCGACTACGACGACCCGGCGTCGCTCGACACCCTGGAGGCCGGCGCCCGGGCCGTGGGCGAGATGGCGGAGCGCCGACTGCCCGTCTTCGTCGAGCCGTTCCTGTCCCACCGGGTGGAGGGGCGGCTCCGCAACGACCTGAGCCCGGCCGCCGTGACCACGGCCATCGCCGTCGCCTCGGGGCTCGCCGGCACCTCGGCGTACACCTGGCTGAAGGTCCCCGTCACGGACGACCCCGACGACATGGCACGGGTGATGGAGACGTCCACCCTGCCCGCGGTGCTGCTCGGCGGCGACACCCACGGGGACGAGGAAGGGGCGTACGAGCGCTGGCGCAAGGCGCTGCAACTTCCCACGGTCCAAGGGCTCGTCGTCGGGCGTTCGCTGCTCTATCCGGCGGATGATGATGTGGCCGCGGCGGTCGACACCGCGGTCGGGCTGCTCTAG
- the iolB gene encoding 5-deoxy-glucuronate isomerase codes for MYVPAGSAAQGPYAVDIGPKRAALSHTSLRVIELEPGGSHFLSTEDREWIVLPLGGGCTVHAAGEIIELQGRASVFGDVTDFAYVPRDAHAQIASGAGGRFALAGARCERRLPARYGPAPEVPVERRGSGNCAREVRNFGAAGVFECDRLIAVEVVTPGGNWSSYPPHKHDAYEPGAEAELEEIYYFEIDSGPGGRPGFGYQRVSPSREGGTDVLAEVRSGDAVLVPDGWHGPSIAQPGHDMYYLNVMAGPGEEREWRIRFHPDHAEGYR; via the coding sequence ATGTACGTACCGGCAGGCAGTGCGGCGCAAGGGCCGTACGCAGTGGACATCGGCCCCAAACGGGCGGCCCTGTCCCATACGAGTCTGCGTGTGATCGAACTCGAGCCCGGCGGTTCACACTTCCTCAGCACGGAAGATCGTGAATGGATCGTGCTTCCGCTGGGCGGGGGCTGTACGGTGCACGCGGCCGGGGAGATCATCGAACTCCAAGGCAGGGCAAGCGTGTTCGGCGATGTCACCGACTTCGCCTACGTCCCGCGCGATGCCCACGCCCAGATCGCCTCCGGCGCGGGAGGCCGCTTCGCCCTGGCAGGAGCGAGGTGCGAGCGCAGACTCCCCGCCCGCTACGGCCCCGCGCCGGAGGTTCCCGTCGAGCGCCGGGGAAGCGGCAACTGCGCCCGCGAGGTACGCAACTTCGGGGCCGCCGGGGTCTTCGAGTGCGACCGGCTCATCGCCGTCGAGGTGGTCACGCCCGGCGGCAACTGGTCCTCGTACCCGCCGCACAAGCACGACGCGTACGAGCCCGGGGCCGAGGCCGAGCTGGAGGAGATCTACTACTTCGAGATCGACTCGGGCCCGGGCGGCCGGCCCGGCTTCGGCTATCAGCGGGTCTCGCCCTCGCGCGAAGGCGGCACGGACGTGCTGGCCGAAGTCCGCAGCGGGGACGCGGTGTTGGTGCCGGACGGCTGGCACGGCCCTTCGATCGCGCAGCCCGGCCACGACATGTACTACCTGAATGTGATGGCGGGCCCGGGGGAGGAGCGGGAGTGGCGGATCCGGTTCCACCCCGACCATGCGGAGGGATACCGATGA
- the iolD gene encoding 3D-(3,5/4)-trihydroxycyclohexane-1,2-dione acylhydrolase (decyclizing), translating into MSTSGSTSGSTSGTSRLTVAQALVRFLAAQYTERSGIRQRLITGTWGIFGHGNVAGIGQALVEYADDMPFHQGRNEQAMVHAAVGYARQSGRLCAQAVTTSIGPGATNLVTGAALATINHIPVLLLPGDVFASRPADPVLQQLEVPYAGDVSVNDCLRPVSKYFDRITRPEALIPAALQAMRVLADPAETGAVTLALPQDVQAEAWEWPEEFFRERVWRVAEQMPEQRDLYDAVRAVRAAGRPLIIAGGGVHHSRAEHVLGLLAEQTGIPVASTQAGKGSLVHDHSQDVGGIGHTGTATANQLARTADLVIGVGTRYTDFTTASGTLFDNPDVRFVNLNIAGFDAHKMGGISLVGDARVGLQQLWDKLREHVVDTEIIPAHRVDPAYEMDYREAKARWEDLVSQAYAVPDEKMPPTQAQVLGLLDELVTGDDILINAAGSLPGDLHKLWRTRSRDQYHVEYGYSCMGYEIPAAIGVKLAAPDRPVWALVGDGTYLIMPTEIVTAVQEGIAIKVVILQNHGYASIGGLSEAVGGERFGTAYRFRAGDGTYTGDPLPVDLAANAESLGMRVLRAGTVRDLREALKEARASDVPTCVYVETETADTVSGVPPAQAWWDVPVAETASRPSAVEAREEYDRQARARRRHL; encoded by the coding sequence ATGAGCACGTCCGGAAGCACGTCCGGAAGCACATCCGGTACGAGCCGGCTGACCGTCGCACAGGCGCTGGTGCGGTTTCTGGCCGCCCAGTACACCGAGCGGTCCGGCATCCGGCAGCGGTTGATCACCGGCACCTGGGGGATCTTCGGCCATGGAAACGTGGCCGGGATCGGGCAGGCGCTGGTCGAGTACGCGGACGACATGCCCTTCCACCAGGGCCGCAACGAGCAGGCCATGGTGCACGCGGCGGTCGGCTACGCCCGGCAGTCGGGGCGGCTCTGCGCGCAAGCGGTCACCACGTCCATCGGGCCCGGCGCCACCAACCTCGTCACCGGGGCCGCGCTCGCCACCATCAACCACATCCCCGTACTGCTCCTGCCCGGCGATGTGTTCGCGTCCCGGCCCGCCGACCCCGTACTCCAACAGCTCGAAGTGCCGTACGCGGGCGACGTATCCGTCAACGACTGTCTGCGCCCGGTGTCGAAGTACTTCGACCGGATCACCCGCCCCGAGGCCCTGATCCCGGCCGCGCTGCAGGCGATGCGGGTGCTTGCCGATCCGGCGGAGACGGGGGCGGTGACGCTTGCGCTGCCGCAGGACGTGCAGGCGGAGGCGTGGGAGTGGCCGGAGGAGTTCTTCCGGGAGCGGGTCTGGCGGGTGGCCGAGCAGATGCCGGAGCAGCGGGACCTGTACGACGCCGTACGCGCGGTCCGCGCGGCCGGTCGCCCCCTGATCATCGCGGGCGGGGGAGTGCACCACAGCCGGGCCGAGCACGTCCTTGGCCTGCTCGCCGAGCAGACCGGCATCCCCGTCGCCTCCACGCAGGCGGGCAAGGGATCCCTGGTCCACGACCACTCGCAGGACGTCGGCGGGATCGGACACACGGGGACCGCCACCGCCAACCAACTCGCCCGCACCGCCGACCTGGTGATCGGGGTCGGCACCCGCTACACCGACTTCACCACTGCCTCCGGCACGCTCTTCGATAATCCGGACGTGCGGTTCGTGAACCTCAACATCGCCGGGTTCGACGCCCACAAGATGGGCGGCATCTCGCTGGTGGGGGACGCGCGGGTCGGGCTGCAGCAGCTCTGGGACAAGCTGCGCGAGCACGTCGTCGACACGGAGATCATCCCCGCCCACCGCGTGGACCCCGCCTACGAAATGGACTACCGCGAGGCCAAGGCCCGCTGGGAGGACCTGGTCAGCCAGGCCTACGCGGTCCCGGACGAGAAGATGCCCCCCACTCAGGCCCAAGTCCTGGGTCTGCTCGATGAGTTGGTCACCGGCGACGACATCCTCATCAACGCCGCCGGATCCCTCCCCGGCGACCTCCACAAACTCTGGCGTACGCGCTCCCGCGACCAGTACCACGTCGAGTACGGCTACTCCTGCATGGGCTACGAGATCCCGGCCGCGATCGGCGTGAAGCTCGCGGCGCCCGACCGGCCCGTGTGGGCGCTGGTCGGCGACGGTACGTATCTGATCATGCCCACCGAAATCGTCACCGCCGTCCAGGAGGGCATCGCGATCAAGGTGGTGATCCTGCAGAACCACGGGTACGCCTCCATCGGCGGCCTCTCCGAGGCGGTCGGCGGTGAGCGGTTCGGGACGGCGTACCGCTTCCGGGCCGGCGACGGGACGTACACCGGCGACCCGCTGCCCGTGGATCTCGCGGCCAACGCCGAGAGTCTCGGCATGCGGGTCCTGCGCGCCGGCACCGTGCGTGACCTGCGAGAAGCCCTGAAGGAGGCGCGGGCCTCGGACGTTCCCACATGTGTCTACGTGGAGACCGAAACGGCAGACACAGTGTCGGGCGTGCCGCCTGCGCAGGCGTGGTGGGATGTTCCGGTGGCCGAGACCGCGAGCCGTCCCTCCGCGGTCGAGGCCCGCGAGGAGTACGACCGGCAGGCCAGAGCACGCCGCCGCCACCTGTGA
- the mmsA gene encoding CoA-acylating methylmalonate-semialdehyde dehydrogenase produces the protein MTKTVHHWIGGKTVEGTSGNTGPVTDPATGAVTTRVDFASVDEVDTAVATAKAAYATWGQSSLAQRTTVLFKFRALLDANRDAIAELITAEHGKVHSDALGEVARGLEIVDLACGITVQLKGELSTSVSSRVDVASIRQPIGVVAGITPFNFPAMVPMWMFPLAIACGNTFVLKPSEKDPSAAIKIAELLAEAGLPDGVFNVLHGDKVAVDRLLEHPDVAAVSFVGSTPIARHIHTTAAANGKRVQALGGAKNHMLVLPDADLDAAADAAVSAAYGSAGERCMAISAVVAVGEVGDELVAKIRERAEKIKIGPGNDPSSEMGPLITAAHRDKVASYVHGAAAQGSEVVLDGTGYSVEGFEDGHWIGLSLLDRVPVTADAYKDEIFGPVLCVLRAETYEEGLALINASPFGNGTAIFTRDGGAARRFQLEVEAGMVGVNVPIPVPVGYHSFGGWKDSLFGDHHIYGNDGTHFYTRGKVVTTRWPDPSESPLGVDLGFPRNH, from the coding sequence ATGACGAAGACCGTTCACCACTGGATCGGTGGCAAGACCGTCGAGGGCACCTCGGGGAACACCGGCCCGGTGACCGACCCTGCCACCGGAGCGGTCACCACCCGCGTCGACTTCGCCTCGGTCGACGAGGTGGACACCGCGGTCGCCACGGCCAAGGCGGCCTACGCGACCTGGGGCCAGTCCTCGCTCGCCCAGCGCACGACCGTGCTCTTCAAGTTCCGGGCGTTGCTCGACGCGAACCGGGACGCCATCGCCGAGTTGATCACCGCTGAGCACGGCAAGGTGCACTCGGACGCGCTCGGCGAGGTGGCGCGCGGCCTGGAGATCGTCGACCTGGCCTGCGGGATCACGGTCCAGCTCAAGGGCGAGCTGTCGACGTCCGTCTCCAGCCGCGTCGACGTCGCCTCGATCCGGCAGCCGATCGGGGTCGTCGCGGGCATCACGCCGTTCAACTTCCCGGCCATGGTGCCGATGTGGATGTTCCCGCTCGCCATCGCGTGCGGCAACACCTTCGTGCTCAAGCCGTCCGAGAAGGACCCGTCGGCCGCGATCAAGATCGCCGAACTGCTCGCGGAGGCAGGGCTTCCCGACGGCGTCTTCAATGTCCTGCACGGCGACAAGGTGGCCGTCGACCGCCTCCTGGAGCACCCGGACGTCGCGGCCGTCTCCTTCGTCGGCTCGACCCCGATCGCCCGCCACATCCACACCACGGCGGCCGCGAACGGCAAGCGGGTCCAGGCACTTGGCGGCGCCAAGAACCACATGCTGGTCCTGCCCGACGCCGACCTGGACGCGGCGGCCGACGCCGCGGTCTCGGCGGCGTACGGCTCCGCCGGTGAGCGCTGCATGGCGATCTCCGCGGTCGTCGCGGTCGGTGAGGTCGGCGACGAGCTCGTGGCGAAGATCCGCGAGCGCGCCGAGAAGATCAAGATCGGCCCCGGCAACGACCCGTCCTCCGAGATGGGCCCGCTGATCACCGCCGCGCACCGCGACAAGGTCGCCTCGTACGTGCACGGCGCCGCGGCCCAGGGCTCCGAGGTCGTCCTCGACGGCACCGGTTACTCGGTCGAAGGCTTCGAGGACGGCCACTGGATCGGCCTCTCGCTCCTCGACCGCGTGCCGGTGACGGCGGACGCGTACAAGGACGAGATCTTCGGTCCGGTCCTGTGCGTTCTGCGCGCCGAGACCTACGAGGAGGGCCTGGCCCTCATCAATGCCTCGCCGTTCGGCAACGGCACCGCGATCTTCACCCGGGACGGCGGCGCGGCCCGCCGCTTCCAGCTGGAGGTCGAGGCCGGCATGGTCGGCGTGAACGTCCCGATCCCGGTCCCCGTCGGCTACCACTCCTTCGGCGGCTGGAAGGACTCGCTCTTCGGCGACCACCACATCTACGGCAACGACGGCACGCACTTCTACACCCGGGGGAAGGTCGTCACGACCCGCTGGCCGGACCCGTCGGAGTCCCCGCTGGGCGTAGACCTGGGCTTCCCGCGCAACCACTAA
- a CDS encoding ABC transporter permease: MSATLTKPADAAPGYRPGRTLPLRVEAMRQLKRRRTLVMAAVLGALPLILVAAFAIAGGAPDANPNRGATLMQVATDSGANFAATCLFVSAGFLLVVPVALFCGDTVASEASWSSLRYLLAAPVPRSRLLWSKLAVALGFSAAAMVLMPLIALVVGTAAYGWGPLQLPTGGGLPAGESVVRLLIVVGYVFVSQLVTAGLAFWLSTKTDAPLGAVGGAVGLTIVGNVLDAVTALGDMRNVLPAHWQFAWIDALQPKMEWGGMIQGASVSLTYALILFALAFRGFARKDIVS, from the coding sequence ATGAGCGCCACGCTGACCAAGCCCGCCGATGCCGCGCCCGGCTACCGTCCCGGCCGGACCCTGCCCCTGCGGGTGGAGGCCATGCGCCAGTTGAAGCGGCGCCGGACGCTGGTGATGGCGGCCGTCCTCGGGGCGCTGCCGCTGATCCTGGTGGCCGCCTTCGCGATCGCGGGCGGGGCGCCGGACGCCAACCCCAACCGGGGCGCGACGCTGATGCAGGTCGCCACGGACTCCGGGGCGAACTTCGCGGCGACGTGTCTGTTCGTCTCGGCCGGGTTCCTGCTCGTCGTCCCGGTGGCCCTCTTCTGCGGGGACACGGTGGCGTCGGAGGCCAGTTGGTCGTCGCTGCGGTACTTGCTCGCCGCGCCCGTGCCGCGCTCCCGGCTCCTCTGGAGCAAGCTGGCGGTGGCGCTCGGTTTCAGCGCGGCCGCGATGGTCCTGATGCCGCTGATCGCGCTGGTCGTGGGCACGGCGGCATACGGCTGGGGACCGCTCCAACTGCCGACAGGGGGCGGCCTTCCGGCCGGCGAATCGGTGGTCCGGCTACTGATCGTCGTCGGGTACGTCTTCGTCTCCCAGCTGGTGACGGCCGGGCTCGCGTTCTGGCTGTCGACGAAGACGGACGCACCGCTGGGAGCGGTCGGCGGGGCGGTCGGCCTGACGATCGTCGGGAACGTACTGGACGCGGTCACGGCGCTGGGCGACATGCGCAACGTGCTGCCCGCGCACTGGCAGTTCGCGTGGATCGACGCGCTGCAGCCCAAGATGGAGTGGGGCGGAATGATCCAGGGCGCGTCGGTCTCGCTGACGTACGCCCTGATCCTCTTCGCCCTGGCCTTCCGAGGCTTCGCCCGCAAGGACATCGTCAGCTAG